One Cupriavidus oxalaticus genomic region harbors:
- a CDS encoding DsbE family thiol:disulfide interchange protein translates to MTRFLLPLAAFLALAVALAAGLRHDPRELPSPLVGKAAPAFTLPLLEPEGRTLASADMRGKVWLLNVWASWCAACRTEHPVLVDFAARAPVPLYGLNYKDEAGAARDWLQRLGNPYTASLVDADGRVGIDYGVYGVPETFVIDQHGVVRYRQVGPVTREVLEQKLIPLIERLQRQGGGHA, encoded by the coding sequence ATGACGCGCTTCCTGCTGCCGCTCGCCGCCTTCCTGGCGCTGGCCGTCGCGCTGGCCGCGGGGCTGCGCCACGATCCGCGCGAGCTGCCCTCGCCGCTGGTCGGCAAGGCCGCACCGGCCTTCACGCTGCCGCTGCTGGAGCCGGAAGGCCGCACGCTGGCGTCCGCCGACATGCGCGGCAAGGTGTGGCTGCTGAACGTGTGGGCCTCGTGGTGCGCAGCCTGCCGCACCGAGCACCCGGTGCTGGTCGACTTCGCCGCGCGCGCGCCAGTGCCGCTGTACGGCCTGAATTACAAGGACGAGGCCGGCGCCGCGCGCGACTGGCTGCAGCGGCTCGGCAACCCTTATACGGCATCACTGGTCGATGCCGACGGACGCGTGGGCATCGACTATGGCGTCTATGGCGTGCCCGAGACCTTTGTCATCGACCAGCACGGCGTGGTGCGCTACCGCCAGGTCGGCCCGGTCACGCGCGAGGTGCTGGAGCAGAAGCTGATCCCGCTGATCGAGCGGCTGCAGCGCCAGGGAGGCGGCCATGCGTAG
- the ccmE gene encoding cytochrome c maturation protein CcmE produces MTPRQRRFGMLAAALACGGIALALVLNAFRSNLVFFFSPSQVAAQEAPVARSFRLGGLVEPGSIRREGDGMTVRFVVTDTARQVPVRYRGLLPDLFREGKGVVARGKLEADGTFVASEVLAKHDENYMPPEAADALKQAEQVNRRMAAGAPAQGARQ; encoded by the coding sequence ATGACGCCGCGCCAGCGCCGCTTCGGCATGCTCGCCGCGGCCCTGGCCTGCGGCGGCATCGCGCTGGCGCTGGTGCTCAATGCCTTCCGCTCCAACCTGGTGTTCTTCTTCAGCCCGAGCCAGGTGGCCGCGCAGGAGGCGCCGGTGGCGCGCAGCTTCCGGCTCGGCGGACTGGTCGAACCCGGCTCGATCCGGCGCGAAGGCGACGGCATGACCGTACGCTTTGTCGTCACCGACACCGCGCGCCAGGTGCCGGTGCGATACCGCGGCCTGCTGCCCGACCTGTTCCGCGAGGGCAAGGGCGTGGTCGCGCGCGGCAAGCTGGAAGCCGACGGCACCTTCGTCGCCAGCGAGGTGCTGGCCAAGCACGACGAAAACTACATGCCGCCCGAAGCCGCCGATGCGCTGAAGCAGGCCGAACAGGTGAACCGCCGCATGGCGGCCGGTGCGCCGGCGCAGGGAGCGCGCCAATGA
- a CDS encoding heme lyase CcmF/NrfE family subunit → MIAELGHFALIVALLAALVQAVVPLAGAARGRLAWMAVARPAARVQCALVALSFAALTWSFIANDFSVRYVAANANSALPLAYRVAAVWGGHEGSMLLWTLMLALWSLAVAHFSRQLPLAAVARVLGVMGAISAGFLLFLLFASNPFVRLLPPAMAGRDLNPLLQDPGMVFHPPLLYMGYVGFSVTFAFAVAALLAGRVDAAWARWSRPWTTVAWAFLTLGIMLGSAWAYYELGWGGWWFWDPVENASFMPWLAGTALMHSLAVTEKRGAFRAWTVLLAIFTFSLSLLGTFLVRSGVLTSVHAFAVDPKRGIFILALLGLVTGIALALYAWRAPRLSCVSRRVEFAAVSRESLLLANNVLLAVAAATVLLGTLYPLLVDVLGLGKISVGPAYFEQVFVPLMAPAVLLMGAAPLARWRHGSLPDMAQRLRWAGIASVAIGLGLLLVLRNASAMTGLGLLLAAWCVLSAVASLAARLRHQQGRRFSALRQLAPSYWGMLLAHAGVGIFIAGVTLVTGQESLRELPMRAGDTVSVGGYDFRFAGVRQAAGPNYDALRGTLTAARDGKRVAVLHPERRIYRSQDMPTTEAAIDSGLTRDLYVALGENVDGSAWAVRIHVKPFVDWIWAGCVLMALGGLLAACDKRYRLRRRVAAEAAPAPANAPAAPALASTREETPA, encoded by the coding sequence ATGATTGCGGAACTGGGACACTTTGCCCTGATCGTCGCGCTGCTGGCCGCGCTGGTGCAGGCAGTGGTGCCGCTGGCCGGGGCAGCGCGCGGCAGGCTGGCGTGGATGGCGGTGGCGCGGCCGGCGGCGCGCGTGCAATGCGCGCTGGTGGCGTTGTCGTTCGCGGCGCTGACCTGGAGTTTCATCGCCAACGACTTCAGCGTGCGCTATGTCGCCGCCAACGCCAACAGCGCGCTGCCGCTGGCCTACCGCGTGGCAGCGGTATGGGGCGGGCATGAGGGCTCGATGCTGCTGTGGACGCTGATGCTGGCGCTGTGGTCGCTGGCGGTGGCGCACTTCAGCCGCCAGCTGCCGCTGGCCGCGGTGGCGCGCGTGCTGGGCGTGATGGGCGCGATCAGCGCGGGCTTCCTGCTGTTCCTGCTGTTTGCCTCCAACCCCTTCGTGCGGCTGCTGCCGCCGGCAATGGCGGGGCGCGACCTCAATCCGCTGCTGCAGGACCCGGGCATGGTATTCCACCCGCCGCTGCTCTACATGGGCTATGTCGGTTTCTCGGTGACCTTTGCCTTTGCCGTGGCGGCGCTGCTGGCCGGACGCGTGGATGCCGCCTGGGCGCGCTGGTCGCGGCCGTGGACCACGGTGGCGTGGGCCTTCCTGACGCTGGGCATCATGCTTGGCAGCGCGTGGGCATATTACGAACTGGGCTGGGGCGGATGGTGGTTCTGGGACCCGGTCGAGAACGCCTCGTTCATGCCATGGCTGGCCGGCACCGCGCTGATGCATTCGCTCGCGGTCACGGAGAAGCGCGGGGCGTTCCGCGCATGGACCGTGCTGCTGGCGATCTTCACCTTCTCGCTGAGCCTGCTCGGCACCTTCCTGGTCCGCTCCGGCGTGCTGACCTCGGTCCATGCGTTCGCGGTCGATCCCAAGCGCGGCATCTTCATCCTGGCCCTGCTCGGCCTGGTCACCGGCATCGCGCTGGCGCTGTACGCATGGCGCGCGCCGCGCCTGTCGTGCGTGTCGCGGCGTGTCGAGTTTGCCGCGGTCTCGCGCGAATCGCTGCTGCTGGCCAACAACGTGCTGCTGGCGGTGGCGGCGGCAACGGTGCTGCTCGGCACGCTCTACCCGCTGCTGGTCGATGTCCTGGGGCTGGGCAAGATCTCGGTTGGCCCCGCCTACTTCGAGCAGGTGTTCGTGCCGCTGATGGCTCCCGCGGTGCTGCTGATGGGCGCGGCGCCGCTGGCGCGCTGGCGCCATGGCAGCCTGCCCGACATGGCGCAGCGGCTGCGCTGGGCCGGCATCGCCAGCGTGGCCATCGGCCTGGGGCTGCTGCTGGTGCTGCGCAACGCCTCCGCCATGACCGGGCTGGGGCTGCTGCTGGCGGCATGGTGCGTGCTGAGCGCGGTGGCGAGCCTGGCGGCTCGGCTGCGCCACCAGCAGGGGCGCCGCTTCAGCGCGCTGCGCCAGCTCGCGCCGAGCTACTGGGGCATGCTGCTGGCGCATGCCGGCGTCGGCATCTTCATCGCGGGCGTGACGCTGGTCACCGGGCAGGAAAGCCTGCGTGAACTGCCGATGCGCGCGGGCGATACCGTCAGCGTCGGCGGCTACGACTTCCGCTTCGCCGGCGTGAGGCAGGCCGCCGGCCCCAACTACGATGCGCTGCGCGGCACGCTGACCGCAGCGCGCGACGGCAAGCGCGTGGCGGTGCTCCATCCCGAGCGGCGCATCTACCGCAGCCAGGACATGCCGACCACCGAGGCCGCGATCGACAGCGGCCTCACGCGCGACCTGTACGTGGCACTGGGCGAGAATGTCGACGGCAGCGCCTGGGCCGTGCGCATCCACGTCAAGCCTTTTGTCGACTGGATCTGGGCCGGGTGCGTGCTGATGGCGCTGGGTGGCCTGCTGGCGGCGTGCGACAAGCGCTACCGGCTGCGCCGCCGCGTCGCGGCCGAAGCCGCTCCTGCACCGGCGAATGCACCCGCCGCGCCCGCCCTCGCCTCCACGCGCGAGGAGACACCGGCATGA
- a CDS encoding heme exporter protein CcmD, translated as MSLSSLLPYGHHGIFIAGAFGMSALLLALELALLARRCRAGAQPAGTRR; from the coding sequence ATGAGCCTGTCGTCGCTGCTGCCCTACGGGCACCATGGCATTTTCATCGCCGGCGCGTTCGGCATGAGCGCGCTGCTGCTGGCGCTGGAACTGGCGCTGCTGGCGCGCCGCTGCCGCGCCGGCGCGCAACCGGCCGGCACGCGCCGATGA